A genomic window from Klebsiella quasipneumoniae subsp. quasipneumoniae includes:
- the prlC gene encoding oligopeptidase A, with protein MTNPLLTPFSLPPFSAIKPEHVVPAVTKALEDCRAAVESAVAHGAPYSWENLCQPLAEVDDVLGRIFSPVSHLNSVKNSPELREAYEQTLPLLSEYSTWVGQHEGLYKAYRDLRDGDNYATLNTAQKKAVDNALRDFELSGIGLPPEAQKRYGEIAARLSELGNQYSNNVLDATMGWNKLVTDVADLAGMPESALAAAQAQAQAKEQEGYLLTLDIPSYLPVMTYCDNQALREEMYRAYSTRASDQGPNAGKWDNSPVMAEILALRHELAQLLGFDSYAFKSLATKMAEDPQQVLDFLTDLAKRARPQGEKELAQLRAFAKAEFGVEELQPWDIAYYSEKQKQHLYSISDEQLRPYFPENRAVNGLFEVVKRIYGITAKERTDVDVWHPEVRFFELYDEHNELRGSFYLDLYAREHKRGGAWMDDCVGQMRKLDGSLQKPVAYLTCNFNRPVNGKPALFTHDEVITLFHEFGHGLHHMLTRIDTAGVSGISGVPWDAVELPSQFMENWCWEPEALAFISGHYETGEPLPQALLEKMLAAKNYQAAMFILRQLEFGLFDFRLHAEYKPEQGAKILETLAEIKKQVAVVPGPTWGRFPHAFSHIFAGGYAAGYYSYLWADVLAADAFSRFEEEGIFNRETGQSFLDNILSRGGSEEPMVLFKRFRGREPQLDAMLEHYGIKG; from the coding sequence ATGACCAATCCATTACTGACGCCTTTTTCCCTGCCGCCTTTTTCTGCGATCAAACCAGAGCACGTGGTCCCTGCGGTCACCAAAGCGCTGGAGGATTGCCGGGCCGCGGTGGAAAGCGCGGTGGCGCACGGCGCGCCGTATAGCTGGGAAAATCTTTGCCAGCCGCTGGCGGAAGTGGACGATGTGCTGGGACGCATCTTCTCGCCTGTCAGCCATCTCAATTCGGTAAAAAACAGCCCGGAACTGCGTGAGGCCTACGAACAGACGCTGCCGCTGCTCTCCGAGTACAGCACCTGGGTCGGCCAGCATGAAGGCCTGTATAAAGCCTACCGCGATCTGCGCGATGGCGATAACTACGCCACGCTGAATACCGCGCAGAAAAAAGCGGTGGATAACGCGCTGCGCGATTTCGAATTATCCGGTATTGGCCTGCCGCCGGAGGCGCAGAAACGCTACGGTGAAATCGCCGCGCGCCTCTCTGAGCTGGGCAACCAGTACAGCAACAACGTCCTTGACGCCACCATGGGCTGGAACAAGCTGGTGACCGACGTCGCCGATCTGGCCGGTATGCCGGAAAGCGCGCTGGCCGCCGCTCAGGCGCAGGCCCAGGCCAAAGAGCAGGAAGGGTATCTGCTGACCCTGGATATCCCGAGCTACCTGCCGGTGATGACCTACTGCGACAATCAGGCGCTGCGCGAAGAGATGTACCGCGCCTACTCCACGCGCGCCTCCGACCAGGGGCCAAACGCCGGTAAATGGGATAACAGCCCGGTGATGGCGGAGATCCTCGCCCTGCGCCACGAGCTGGCGCAGCTGCTGGGCTTTGACAGCTACGCCTTTAAATCCCTCGCCACCAAAATGGCGGAGGATCCGCAGCAGGTGCTCGACTTCCTCACCGACCTGGCAAAACGCGCCCGTCCGCAGGGCGAAAAAGAGCTGGCCCAGCTGCGCGCTTTCGCTAAAGCCGAGTTCGGCGTCGAAGAGCTGCAGCCGTGGGACATCGCTTACTACAGCGAAAAACAGAAACAGCATCTCTACAGCATCAGCGATGAGCAGCTGCGCCCCTATTTCCCGGAAAACAGAGCCGTTAACGGTCTGTTCGAAGTGGTGAAGCGCATTTACGGCATTACCGCCAAAGAGCGTACCGATGTCGACGTGTGGCATCCGGAAGTGCGCTTCTTCGAGCTGTATGACGAACACAACGAGCTGCGCGGCAGCTTCTATCTCGACCTGTATGCCCGCGAGCACAAACGCGGCGGGGCGTGGATGGACGACTGCGTCGGCCAGATGCGTAAGCTGGATGGTTCCCTGCAGAAGCCGGTCGCCTACCTGACCTGTAACTTCAACCGTCCGGTCAACGGCAAACCGGCGCTGTTCACCCACGACGAAGTGATCACCCTGTTCCACGAGTTCGGCCACGGTCTGCACCACATGCTGACCCGCATCGATACCGCCGGGGTTTCCGGCATCAGCGGGGTGCCGTGGGACGCGGTCGAGCTGCCGAGCCAGTTTATGGAAAACTGGTGCTGGGAGCCGGAAGCGCTGGCCTTTATCTCCGGTCATTATGAAACCGGTGAACCGCTGCCGCAGGCGCTGCTGGAGAAAATGCTGGCGGCGAAAAACTACCAGGCGGCGATGTTTATTCTGCGCCAGCTGGAGTTCGGCCTGTTCGATTTCCGCCTGCACGCGGAGTATAAGCCGGAGCAGGGGGCGAAAATCCTTGAGACCCTCGCGGAGATTAAAAAGCAGGTCGCCGTGGTGCCGGGCCCAACCTGGGGCCGCTTCCCGCACGCCTTCAGCCATATCTTCGCCGGCGGTTACGCGGCGGGTTACTACAGCTACCTGTGGGCTGACGTGCTGGCGGCAGACGCCTTCTCACGCTTCGAAGAAGAGGGGATCTTCAACCGTGAAACCGGTCAGTCGTTCCTCGATAACATCCTGAGTCGCGGCGGTTCTGAAGAGCCGATGGTGCTGTTCAAACGCTTCCGCGGGCGCGAGCCGCAGCTGGATGCGATGCTGGAGCATTACGGGATCAAGGGTTAA
- the rsmJ gene encoding 16S rRNA (guanine(1516)-N(2))-methyltransferase RsmJ produces the protein MKICLIDETGAGDGALSVLAARWGLEQDDDNLMALVLTAEHLELRKRDEPKLGGIFVDFVGGAMAHRRKFGGGRGEAVAKAVGIKGDYLPDVVDATAGLGRDAFVLASVGCRVRMLERNPVVAALLDDGLARGYADAEIGGWLQERLQLIHASSLTALTDITPRPQVVYLDPMFPHKQKSALVKKEMRVFQSLVGPDLDADGLLAPARQLATKRVVVKRPDYAPPLAEVATPNAVVTKGHRFDIYAGTPA, from the coding sequence GTGAAGATCTGCTTAATTGATGAAACGGGCGCCGGAGACGGCGCCTTATCTGTTTTAGCCGCCCGCTGGGGGCTGGAGCAGGATGACGATAACCTGATGGCGCTGGTGCTGACCGCTGAGCATCTGGAGCTGCGTAAGCGCGATGAGCCCAAACTCGGCGGTATCTTCGTCGATTTCGTCGGCGGGGCGATGGCCCACCGGCGCAAGTTTGGCGGCGGCCGCGGTGAAGCGGTGGCCAAAGCGGTCGGTATTAAAGGCGATTATCTGCCGGATGTCGTCGATGCCACCGCCGGCCTGGGGCGTGACGCCTTTGTGCTGGCGTCGGTCGGCTGTCGCGTGCGGATGCTGGAGCGTAATCCGGTGGTCGCCGCGCTGCTCGACGATGGCCTGGCCCGCGGCTATGCCGATGCGGAAATCGGCGGCTGGCTGCAGGAGCGGCTGCAGCTGATCCACGCCTCCAGCCTGACGGCGCTGACCGATATTACCCCGCGTCCGCAGGTGGTCTACCTCGACCCGATGTTCCCGCATAAGCAGAAAAGCGCGCTGGTGAAGAAAGAGATGCGCGTCTTTCAGTCGCTGGTGGGGCCCGATTTAGACGCCGATGGCCTGCTGGCCCCGGCGCGCCAGCTGGCGACCAAACGGGTGGTGGTGAAGCGCCCGGATTACGCGCCGCCGCTGGCGGAAGTCGCCACGCCGAACGCGGTGGTGACCAAAGGGCATCGGTTTGATATTTACGCCGGCACGCCGGCGTAA
- the uspA gene encoding universal stress protein UspA, translating to MAYKHILIAVDLSPESKVLVEKAVSMARPYNAKVSLIHVDVNYSDLYTGLIDVNLGDMQKRISEETHHALTELSTNAGYPITETLSGSGDLGQVLVDAIKKYDMDLVVCGHHQDFWSKLMSSARQLINTVHVDMLIVPLRDEEDE from the coding sequence ATGGCTTACAAACATATTCTGATTGCAGTAGACCTGTCCCCGGAGAGTAAAGTACTGGTTGAAAAAGCCGTTTCTATGGCCCGCCCGTATAACGCGAAAGTCTCCCTGATCCACGTGGATGTGAATTACTCCGACCTCTACACCGGGCTGATTGACGTGAACCTCGGCGACATGCAAAAACGCATCTCCGAAGAGACCCATCACGCGCTGACCGAGCTCTCGACCAACGCCGGCTACCCGATCACCGAGACCCTGAGCGGCAGCGGCGACCTGGGCCAGGTGCTGGTCGATGCGATTAAAAAATATGATATGGACCTGGTGGTCTGCGGCCACCATCAGGACTTCTGGAGCAAGCTGATGTCCTCTGCCCGTCAGCTGATCAACACCGTCCATGTCGACATGCTGATTGTCCCGCTACGCGACGAAGAAGACGAATAA
- the uspB gene encoding universal stress protein UspB, giving the protein MISTIALFWALCVVCVVNMARYFSSLRALLVVLRGCDPLLYQYVDGGGFFTSHGQPSKQMRLVWYIYAQRYRDHHDDEFIRRCERVRRQFILTSALCGLVVVSLIALMIWH; this is encoded by the coding sequence ATGATCAGCACTATTGCGCTGTTTTGGGCCCTGTGTGTCGTTTGTGTGGTGAATATGGCACGCTACTTCTCATCGTTGCGTGCATTATTGGTTGTGCTACGTGGTTGCGATCCCTTGCTCTATCAGTACGTCGATGGCGGCGGCTTTTTTACCTCGCACGGGCAGCCCAGCAAACAGATGCGCCTGGTGTGGTATATCTATGCCCAGCGCTACCGTGACCATCATGACGATGAATTTATTCGTCGCTGCGAACGTGTTCGTCGCCAGTTTATTCTGACCAGCGCCCTGTGCGGCCTGGTGGTGGTGAGCCTGATTGCGTTGATGATCTGGCACTGA
- the pitA gene encoding inorganic phosphate transporter PitA, with the protein MLHLFAGLDLHTGLLLLLALAFVLFYEAINGFHDTANAVATVIYTRAMRSQLAVAMAALFNFFGVLLGGLSVAYAIVHMLPTDLLLNMGSAHGLAMVFSMLLAAIIWNLGTWYFGLPASSSHTLIGAIIGIGLTNALMTGTSVVDALNIPKVIGIFGSLIISPIVGLVIAGGLIFLLRRYWSGTKKRARIHLTPAEREKKDGKKKPPFWTRIALILSAIGVSFSHGANDGQKGIGLVMLVLIGVAPAGFVVNMNASGYEITRTRDAVNNVETFFQQRPDLLKKATGVDQLVPSPDTNTAANGEFHCHPANTINALDRVKTMLTGVENYESLKPEQRGQLRRIMLCISDTTDKVAKLPDVSADDQRLLKKLKTDMLSTIEYAPIWIIMAVALALGIGTMIGWRRVATTIGEKIGKKGMTYAQGMSAQMTAAVSIGLASYTGMPVSTTHVLSSSVAGTMLVDGGGLQKKTVTSILMAWVLTLPAAIILSGVLYWLSLKLI; encoded by the coding sequence ATGCTACATTTATTTGCCGGTCTGGATTTACATACCGGACTATTATTATTGCTTGCTTTAGCTTTTGTACTGTTTTACGAAGCGATTAACGGTTTCCATGATACCGCAAACGCGGTGGCTACGGTTATCTACACTCGCGCTATGCGCTCACAGCTCGCTGTGGCGATGGCGGCGCTCTTCAACTTCTTCGGCGTTCTGCTGGGGGGTCTCAGCGTAGCCTATGCCATCGTGCATATGCTGCCGACCGATCTGCTGCTTAACATGGGTTCCGCACATGGCCTCGCCATGGTGTTCTCTATGCTGCTGGCGGCGATCATCTGGAACCTCGGCACCTGGTACTTCGGCCTGCCGGCATCCAGTTCCCATACGCTGATCGGCGCTATCATCGGGATCGGTCTCACCAATGCCTTAATGACCGGTACGTCGGTCGTTGACGCGCTGAATATCCCGAAAGTCATCGGCATTTTTGGATCGCTGATTATCTCGCCTATCGTCGGCCTGGTGATCGCGGGCGGCCTGATTTTCCTGCTGCGTCGCTACTGGAGCGGCACCAAGAAACGGGCGCGTATCCACCTGACCCCAGCGGAGCGTGAAAAGAAAGACGGCAAGAAAAAGCCGCCGTTCTGGACCCGTATCGCCCTGATCCTGTCCGCTATCGGCGTGTCGTTCTCTCACGGCGCTAACGATGGACAGAAAGGCATTGGTCTGGTGATGCTGGTCCTGATCGGCGTCGCCCCGGCGGGCTTCGTGGTGAATATGAACGCCTCCGGTTACGAAATCACCCGTACCCGCGATGCGGTCAACAACGTGGAAACCTTCTTCCAGCAGCGCCCTGACCTGCTGAAGAAAGCCACCGGCGTTGACCAGCTGGTTCCCTCTCCGGACACCAATACCGCGGCCAACGGCGAGTTTCATTGTCATCCGGCGAACACCATCAACGCCCTTGACCGCGTGAAGACCATGCTGACCGGCGTTGAGAACTACGAGTCGCTAAAACCGGAACAGCGCGGCCAGCTGCGTCGCATCATGCTCTGCATCTCCGACACCACCGACAAAGTGGCGAAACTGCCGGACGTGAGCGCTGACGACCAGCGTCTGCTGAAGAAACTGAAAACCGATATGCTGAGCACCATCGAGTACGCGCCAATCTGGATTATCATGGCGGTCGCGCTGGCGCTGGGTATTGGCACCATGATCGGCTGGCGCCGCGTGGCGACCACTATCGGTGAGAAGATTGGTAAGAAGGGCATGACCTACGCTCAGGGGATGTCGGCGCAGATGACCGCGGCGGTGTCTATCGGTCTGGCGAGCTACACCGGGATGCCGGTCTCCACAACCCACGTACTCTCCTCCTCGGTAGCGGGGACGATGCTGGTGGATGGCGGTGGTCTGCAGAAAAAGACGGTGACGAGCATTCTGATGGCCTGGGTGCTGACCCTGCCGGCAGCGATTATCCTTTCAGGCGTCCTTTACTGGCTCTCCCTGAAGCTGATTTAA
- a CDS encoding NAD(P)/FAD-dependent oxidoreductase, translated as MERFDAIVVGAGAAGMFCAAQAGQLGCRVLLLDNGKKPGRKILMSGGGRCNFTNMYVEPAAYLSQNPHFCKSALARYTQWDFIELVGKYGIAWHEKTLGQLFCDDSAEQIVNLLLAECEKGGVQIRLRSEILSVEHDEQGYRLQVNGETLATKKLVIASGGLSMPGLGASPFGYKIAEQFGLKVLPTRAGLVPFTLHKPLLEQLQVLSGVSVPSTITAENGTLFRENLLFTHRGLSGPAVLQISSYWQPGEFVTVNLLPDCNLEDFLNEQRGAHPNQSLKNTLAMQLPKRLVECLQQLGQIPDVTLKQLNVRDQQALVETLTAWRVQPNGTEGYRTAEVTLGGVDTNELSSRTMEARKAPGLYFIGEVMDVTGWLGGYNFQWAWSSAWACAQALVDA; from the coding sequence GTGGAAAGGTTTGATGCCATTGTCGTTGGCGCCGGAGCGGCGGGAATGTTTTGCGCAGCGCAGGCGGGGCAGCTCGGCTGTCGCGTTCTGCTGCTCGACAACGGCAAAAAGCCGGGGCGAAAAATTCTGATGTCCGGCGGCGGTCGCTGCAACTTTACCAATATGTATGTTGAGCCGGCGGCCTATTTGAGCCAAAACCCGCATTTTTGCAAATCTGCCCTGGCGCGCTACACCCAGTGGGACTTTATCGAGCTGGTCGGCAAATATGGCATCGCCTGGCATGAGAAAACCCTCGGTCAGCTGTTTTGCGATGATTCGGCGGAACAGATCGTCAATCTGTTGCTGGCGGAATGCGAAAAGGGCGGTGTGCAGATCCGCCTGCGCAGCGAAATCCTCAGCGTCGAGCACGACGAGCAAGGCTACCGGCTCCAGGTGAACGGCGAAACGCTGGCGACCAAAAAGCTGGTGATCGCCTCCGGCGGCTTGTCGATGCCGGGCCTTGGCGCCTCGCCGTTCGGCTATAAAATCGCCGAACAGTTCGGCCTGAAGGTGCTGCCGACCCGTGCGGGTCTGGTGCCGTTTACCCTGCACAAGCCGCTGCTTGAGCAGCTGCAGGTTCTCTCCGGCGTCTCGGTGCCGTCGACCATCACCGCCGAGAACGGCACCCTGTTCCGCGAAAATCTGTTGTTCACCCATCGCGGCCTTTCCGGACCTGCGGTGCTGCAAATTTCCAGCTACTGGCAGCCCGGCGAGTTCGTCACCGTGAATCTGCTGCCGGACTGCAATCTTGAAGACTTCCTTAACGAGCAGCGCGGCGCGCATCCCAACCAGAGCCTGAAAAACACCCTCGCGATGCAGTTGCCGAAGCGGCTGGTGGAGTGCCTGCAGCAGCTGGGGCAAATTCCTGATGTCACGCTGAAGCAGCTGAACGTTCGCGACCAGCAGGCGCTGGTGGAGACGCTGACCGCCTGGCGCGTGCAGCCGAACGGCACCGAAGGCTACCGGACGGCGGAGGTGACCCTCGGCGGCGTGGACACCAATGAGCTCTCGTCGCGTACTATGGAGGCGCGCAAGGCGCCGGGCCTCTACTTTATCGGCGAAGTGATGGACGTCACCGGCTGGCTCGGCGGGTATAACTTCCAGTGGGCGTGGTCAAGCGCCTGGGCCTGCGCGCAGGCGCTGGTGGACGCTTAA
- a CDS encoding magnesium transporter — protein sequence MSSIQLCAAHQATSGFDGDAIAQYMRTDFITLQEHLSVHEAREHFISQLTSDDIPGQVFVVAGKKLRGSLSVKKLLQEGDVGQSIRYLMDSCLFRVKPDDERPQVIAELNERGLDLVPVVDKGELVGCLMEKEIAHLLEDDVTEDAQLQGATLPLEKPYLDISPWTLWKKRSVWLLLLFVAEAYTSSVLQHFEEALESAIALAFFIPLLIGTGGNSGTQITSTLVRSMALGEVRLRDMGRVIRKEVSTSFLIALTLGLAGCLRAWMMGIGMEITLIVSLTLVCITLWSAIVSSVIPMVLKRIGIDPAVVSAPFIATLIDGTGLIIYFKIAQYFLGLN from the coding sequence ATGTCTTCCATTCAACTCTGCGCCGCCCATCAGGCGACCTCTGGCTTCGACGGCGATGCCATCGCCCAGTACATGCGTACCGACTTTATTACGCTGCAGGAACATCTCAGCGTCCATGAGGCGCGGGAGCACTTTATCTCACAGCTCACCAGCGATGATATTCCCGGCCAGGTGTTTGTGGTCGCCGGCAAGAAGCTGCGCGGCAGCCTGTCGGTCAAAAAGCTACTGCAGGAAGGGGATGTCGGGCAGTCTATCCGCTACCTGATGGACAGCTGCCTGTTCCGCGTCAAACCTGACGATGAACGCCCGCAGGTGATAGCCGAGCTCAACGAGCGCGGCCTCGACCTGGTTCCCGTCGTCGATAAAGGCGAGCTGGTCGGCTGCCTGATGGAAAAGGAGATCGCCCATCTGCTGGAGGATGACGTCACCGAGGACGCCCAGCTGCAGGGGGCGACCCTGCCGCTGGAAAAACCGTATCTGGACATCAGCCCCTGGACGCTGTGGAAGAAACGCTCGGTGTGGCTGCTGCTGCTGTTCGTGGCCGAAGCCTACACCAGCAGCGTGCTGCAGCATTTTGAAGAGGCGCTGGAATCGGCCATCGCGCTGGCCTTCTTTATTCCGCTGCTCATCGGTACCGGCGGCAACAGCGGAACGCAGATCACCTCGACGCTGGTGCGCTCGATGGCGCTGGGAGAAGTACGGCTGCGAGATATGGGGCGGGTGATCCGCAAAGAGGTATCGACCTCGTTTCTGATTGCCTTAACGCTGGGGCTGGCGGGCTGCCTGCGCGCCTGGATGATGGGCATCGGCATGGAAATCACGCTGATCGTCAGCCTGACGCTGGTATGCATTACCCTGTGGAGCGCGATTGTCTCGTCGGTCATCCCGATGGTGCTTAAACGGATCGGCATCGACCCGGCGGTGGTTTCCGCGCCGTTTATCGCCACGCTGATCGATGGCACCGGACTGATCATCTATTTCAAAATCGCCCAGTATTTTCTTGGGTTGAACTAA
- the nikR gene encoding nickel-responsive transcriptional regulator NikR encodes MQRVTLTLDDDLLAALDALSTRRGYHNRSEAVRDILRDALNQDPAPSEPRRGYAVLSYVYEHEKRELASRLVATQHHHHDLSVATLHVHISHDDCLEIAVLKGDMAEVQHFADDVIAQRGVRHGHLQCLADD; translated from the coding sequence ATGCAGCGCGTAACCCTGACCCTTGATGATGACCTGCTGGCCGCTCTCGATGCGCTCAGCACCCGCCGCGGCTACCACAACCGTTCGGAGGCGGTACGCGATATTCTGCGCGACGCCCTCAACCAGGATCCCGCGCCGTCGGAGCCGCGGCGCGGTTATGCCGTCCTGTCATATGTCTACGAGCATGAAAAACGCGAACTGGCGAGCCGGCTGGTGGCCACCCAGCATCATCATCACGATCTCTCCGTCGCCACGCTGCATGTGCATATCAGCCATGACGACTGCCTGGAGATTGCGGTGCTGAAGGGAGACATGGCCGAGGTGCAGCATTTTGCCGACGACGTGATTGCCCAGCGCGGTGTGCGCCATGGGCATTTGCAGTGTTTAGCGGATGATTAA
- the nikE gene encoding nickel import ATP-binding protein NikE, with amino-acid sequence MNLLSVNGVSHNYPHHGRVLHEIQLAIAPGETVALLGRSGCGKSTLARMLVGLETPQHGDIVWRGTPLTALKGEAVGAFRRDIQLVFQDAFSAVNPRKTVREIVSEPLRHLFRLSREERAWRVEEMLHAVDLSTTLLDKRPAQLSGGQLQRVCLARALAVRPQLLILDEAVSNLDLLLQAEIIALLKRLQARFGTACLFITHDLRLVERFCQRVLVMEHGRIVETATVSLPLRLRSPAGQTLQQAVLPPFPATLLNEAMPCSA; translated from the coding sequence ATGAATTTACTCAGCGTCAACGGGGTGAGCCACAATTACCCCCACCACGGCAGGGTCCTGCACGAGATCCAACTCGCCATCGCCCCCGGCGAAACGGTGGCCCTGCTCGGGCGCAGCGGCTGCGGCAAGAGCACCCTGGCGCGGATGCTGGTGGGCCTGGAAACGCCGCAGCACGGCGATATTGTCTGGCGCGGCACACCGCTGACCGCCCTGAAGGGCGAGGCCGTCGGCGCCTTCCGCCGTGATATTCAGCTGGTGTTTCAGGACGCCTTCAGCGCGGTGAATCCGCGCAAAACGGTGCGCGAGATCGTCAGCGAGCCGCTGCGCCATCTGTTCCGCTTGTCGCGCGAGGAACGCGCATGGCGGGTGGAAGAGATGCTGCACGCGGTCGACCTTTCCACGACGCTGCTCGATAAACGCCCGGCACAGCTCAGCGGCGGACAGCTGCAGCGCGTCTGCCTGGCTCGCGCCCTGGCGGTGCGGCCGCAGCTGTTGATCCTGGATGAAGCGGTCTCGAATCTCGATCTGCTGCTGCAGGCGGAGATTATCGCCCTGCTGAAGCGCCTGCAGGCCCGGTTTGGCACCGCCTGCCTGTTCATTACCCACGACCTGCGGCTGGTGGAGCGCTTTTGCCAGCGGGTGCTGGTGATGGAGCACGGACGCATCGTCGAAACCGCAACGGTCAGTCTACCGCTGCGCCTGCGCTCCCCTGCCGGACAGACGCTCCAGCAGGCGGTGCTGCCACCTTTTCCTGCCACTCTGCTCAACGAGGCCATGCCATGCAGCGCGTAA
- the nikD gene encoding nickel import ATP-binding protein NikD, producing MPQKIQLQQIALAADRPLVSDVSLTLRRGKVLALLGSSGSGKSLTCAAALGLLPPGVSQTAGRVLLDGMPVHGEQLRGATIATIMQNPRSAFNPLHTMAAHARETCRAAGREANDAALLAVMEEVGLDNPRSLLSRYPFEMSGGMLQRMMIALALLSRAPFIIADEPTTDLDAIAQARILDLLADIVASRGLGLLLVTHDMGVVARLADDVMVMENGRLVEQCDVNTLFSAPQHPLSQRLLAAHLALYGLEKTA from the coding sequence ATGCCGCAAAAGATCCAACTGCAACAGATCGCCCTTGCCGCCGACCGCCCGCTGGTCAGCGACGTCTCTCTTACCCTGCGCCGCGGCAAGGTGCTGGCGCTGCTCGGCAGCAGCGGCAGCGGGAAATCGCTTACCTGCGCCGCCGCGCTGGGCCTGCTGCCGCCCGGCGTCAGCCAGACCGCCGGCCGGGTGTTGCTTGACGGCATGCCGGTGCACGGCGAACAGCTGCGCGGCGCGACTATCGCCACCATCATGCAGAACCCACGCAGCGCCTTTAATCCGCTGCATACCATGGCCGCCCACGCCCGGGAAACTTGCCGGGCGGCGGGCCGCGAAGCGAATGACGCCGCCCTGCTGGCGGTGATGGAAGAGGTGGGTCTGGATAATCCGCGCTCGCTGCTCAGCCGCTATCCCTTCGAGATGAGCGGCGGCATGCTGCAGCGGATGATGATCGCCCTCGCCCTGCTCAGCCGCGCGCCCTTTATCATCGCCGACGAGCCGACCACCGACCTCGATGCCATCGCCCAGGCGCGGATCCTCGATCTGCTGGCGGATATCGTCGCCAGCCGCGGTCTGGGGCTGCTGCTGGTAACGCATGACATGGGCGTTGTGGCGCGGCTGGCGGATGACGTGATGGTCATGGAGAACGGTCGCCTCGTTGAACAGTGCGATGTAAACACGCTGTTCAGCGCCCCACAGCACCCGCTGAGCCAGCGCCTGCTGGCGGCGCATCTGGCGCTGTACGGACTGGAGAAAACAGCATGA
- the nikC gene encoding nickel ABC transporter permease subunit NikC: MRWLRNFRWPVKLALLVIALLAVIAIGSGWWLPWDPAAINLQQRLLPPGAAHWLGTDHLGRDIFSRLLAATRVSLGAVMACLLLVLLIGLAVGGSAGLLGGRADRGLMRLAELFMTFPTSILSFFMVGVLGTGLTNVILAIALSHWAWYARMVRNLVVSLRQREFILAARLSGASQWRLFSDHLAGAVIPSLLVLASLDIGHMMLHVAGMSFLGLGVSAPTAEWGVMINDARQYIWTQPLQMVWPGLALFISVMAFNLLGDALRDRLDPHLIAEHSH, encoded by the coding sequence ATGAGATGGCTGCGAAACTTCCGCTGGCCGGTGAAACTGGCCCTGCTGGTTATTGCGCTGCTGGCGGTCATCGCCATCGGCAGCGGCTGGTGGCTACCCTGGGATCCGGCGGCGATTAACCTGCAGCAGCGGCTGCTGCCGCCAGGGGCAGCGCACTGGCTGGGGACCGATCATCTAGGACGGGATATTTTCTCGCGCCTGCTGGCCGCCACCCGCGTCTCGCTGGGGGCGGTAATGGCCTGCCTGCTGCTGGTGCTGCTGATCGGTCTGGCGGTTGGCGGCAGCGCCGGGCTGCTGGGCGGCCGCGCTGACCGCGGCCTGATGCGCCTCGCCGAACTGTTTATGACCTTTCCAACCTCGATCCTGTCGTTCTTTATGGTGGGGGTGCTCGGCACCGGGCTGACCAACGTGATCCTCGCCATTGCGCTATCGCACTGGGCCTGGTACGCCAGAATGGTGCGTAATCTGGTGGTCTCCCTGCGCCAGCGCGAATTTATCCTCGCCGCCCGCCTGAGCGGCGCCAGCCAGTGGCGGCTGTTCAGCGACCATCTGGCAGGGGCGGTGATCCCCTCGCTGCTGGTGCTCGCCTCACTGGATATCGGCCATATGATGCTTCACGTGGCCGGTATGTCGTTCCTTGGCCTCGGCGTCAGCGCGCCGACGGCGGAATGGGGGGTGATGATCAACGACGCCCGGCAGTATATCTGGACCCAGCCGCTGCAGATGGTCTGGCCGGGGCTGGCGCTGTTCATCAGCGTGATGGCCTTTAACCTGCTGGGCGACGCGCTGCGCGATCGCCTCGATCCTCACCTGATCGCGGAGCATAGCCACTGA